The region TACCCGCTGTACCCGAAGGGCACAGAGTATGTGTCCAGTTACATCGAGCCGGAGCACGTGCTGCAGCCGGTGTTCCGTGACGGCAAGCTGCTCAGGAAGTGAGACTTCAGCGAGCTGATCGCGAACTGGTAAGCGTGAGGTTCGGAGTCCTACTACATAGACCATGTCGGTCCGATGCTGACCGTCTCGACTGAGATGGCCGTCTGGGCCTGACGCAGTCGTCCGGCGCCCCGCCCATCCCCTCCCCGGCGGCGCGCCGAGCCACCCGCTAGGAGAACCATGACCCGCCTGCACGTCTTCGACATGGACGGCACGCTGCTGCGCGGCGCCGCCACCGTGGAACTGTCGCGCCACCTCGGCACGTTCGAGGTCGCGGACGCCGTCGAACGGGCCTGGAACGCCGGACAGCTGACCGACCTGCAGTTCTGGGAGTCGGTGCTGCCCCTCTGGATGGACGCCTCCGATGCCGAGATCGACGCCGCCTTCGCAGCCGCCGCCTGGATCGAAGGCGTCCCGGAGGTCTTCGCGGACATCCGGGCCCGCGGCGAACACATCGCCGTGATCTCCCAGTCCCCGCACTTCTTCGTGCGCAGGCTGGAGGGGTGGGGTGCGCACCGGACGTTCGGCTCGGACGTCGCGCCCGGCCGCCCGCCGACCACGGATTCGCTGCTCACCCTGCAGGACAAGGTCGACATCACCCTGGGCCTGCTCGCGGACCTCGGGCTGAGCGAGGACGACTGCACGGCCTACGGCGACTCCCGCTCCGACGTGCTGCTGTTCGAGCGGCTCACCCGCACCGTCGGGATCAACCCCACCGACGTGCTGCGCGACCGGTGCGCCGTCGTCTACGAGGGCCTCGACCTGCGCGCGGCCTACGCGCTCGGCCGGGACCTGGTGCCGTCGTGACGCGACGTCGTGTCCTGCGCTCCGCTGCCGGCGGACCCCGTCCGCCGGGTCTTGACCGACGACTCGGTGAGTGAGGCCCCGCCGCACGAGATCGCCAAGGAGCTCGGGGCGCTCGGGGTGCTGGGCATGCACCTGCAGGGCTACGACTGCGCGGGCGCGATGCGGTGTCCTACGGGCCGGGCTGCGCAGAGCCGGAGGTGCGGACAGCGGGTTCCGCAGCGTCGTCTCCGTGCAGGGCTCGCTGTCGAACGCTGCGGCACGCGAACGGCCTGGAGTCCGTGCTGACCGACGAGGATGTCGTCGAGGTGGAGCGGCCCGGACCGCTGAGGACTGGCCGCTGCGGACGCGGCGCTGCTTGACCCGCGGCTCGTGTACTGCTCGGTCTCCGGGTTCGGGGCGGGAGCCGGGGCCGACCTGCCCGGTTATGACCTAGTGGTGCAGGCGATCGGCGGCTGATGAGCACGACCGGCGCCGGCCCCTGGGGAGCCCTTGAAGGCCGGGGCCGCGTTGATGGACGTCCTGACCAACTTGCACACGACCGTTGGGATCCTGGCGGCGCTGCGGGCCCGGGGTCCCGTGCGGACCGACCTGAGCCGGGGAGGGAGTACCGCCCTGCGCCGCCCCTTCCCGACAGGCCTGCCCCGGGCCGTCGGCGAGCGAGGTCGCTCGGCGACGGCCTTCGTCGTCTCGCTCGACAAGCTCGAAGGCGTGCTGATCGGGCTGGACGCCCCCGCGTGGATCATGGCCATCGCCATCGGCCATGGCCATGGCCATGGCCATGGCCATGGCCATCGCCATCGGCGTCATCATGGTGGCGATCGCCATTCCGCTCACCGCCTCGGCCACCATGGCCGCGGTCGGCCCGGTCGCCGTCGTCGCGCTGGTCCGCACCGGGGTGCCGGCCCCGATCGCCGCCGCCGCTGTTCTAGGACTGCCGGCGCCACTGGCTCAGGCGGTGGTCATCGGGTCCCTCCGGGCACACGCTGAGCTGAGGGAGCGGCGCTGGATGGCACGCAGGACAGTCAGGTCGGCCCCGCGAGCTGCCAGCCGGCCGCGCCAGGAGCGCTTCGGTCGTGCCGATCACGGTGCTGATGGTCCTGGTGCTGGTGGTGCTGCCGGCGCGAAGACCGTCCTGCTCTGGACCTACCTCACCACCCCGGGGCGGTTCGTCTTCGCCGACGGCGGCTTCGCCGGGCGCCTACTCGCGTGGGCTCAGACCTTCCTGTGCACCACGATCGAGGTCGGGCGCAAATCTGCAGGTGAGCGCGGGCTCGCGGTCATCCCCCGCCGCTGGGTAGTCGAACGCAGTCTCGGCCGCCTGGCCGCACACCGGCGCCTGACCCGCGACTACGAACGCGACCCCGCCGTCTCCGAGGCCATGATTCGATGGGCCGCGATCAACACCATCACCCGACGCCTCGCCCGCGGCGGGCCTACTACCCCAACGCCGCACCTCCACAACCGCCAGTTGATCTTCTCAAACACGCTCTCAGCCGCGAGGGGTGGCTGCGGTTGTGCCACCTGTGAGCTCGTTCGAGTCTTGAAGCAGGATCAGGCGGAACAGGTCGCGTAGTTCATCCTCGGACTGATCGTCGCGACCTTGGATCAGCTGCGCGTTGGCGCCTTCCCAGGCGGCCTCGAGGAACCGGGCAGTGCGTGCGCTGTAGAGACGTTCCACGCCCGCGCGTGCTGATTCTGCCCAGGAAATGACGAGCTCTCGGTAGGCGGGGTCGCGGACGCTCTGGGCGTAGAGCTCGTAGAGCAAGGTGCGTTCTCGGGCACTGTCCTTGAGCGCGTTCACGACCGCGAGGGCCGCGTCGATCATGGACTCGAGGTCGGTGGCTTCGTGGAACTGACGCTCGTACAGGGCCGAGGTGTGCGAGACGAAGAGCCGGAACGCCTCGAGTAGTAGATCGTCGAGGTTGGCGAAGTGGTAGCTGGTCAGCCCGAGGGACAGGCCGGCGGCGCTGGCGACCCGTCGGTGGGTGACGCCCTTGACCCCGTACTCGGCAGCAACATCGAGGGCTGCATTGAGGAGGGTGAGGCGGGTGGCATCGGAACGAGGTCTCGCTCGCACTCCACAATTCCCTTCCACCTGCCCGGTCCTCGTTGACGCTGGGAGAACCATACTGTCTCGTTACGTCCGCGGTAGGACGCTCCGCCGGTCTTCGGGAGGCGAAGCGGGTCTGGCCTGGGGACCGTGCCGGTTGCGACGGCCGTGGCTGATGTCATCGTCGGGGCTGCATGACGGCTGTGGGGGTTGGGGGAACGGTCCACCAGCCGCAAGCATGGGCGGCGGGTCGGCCGTGTCGCGGCGGACCCGTCGAGCGGACACCCCAGATGCGGCCCACGGGTGAGAGGGGTTGGGACTGCCCGGCTCGCGACATGGCTGCCCGGTCAGGATTCGAGTGCGATGAGGCGACGGAACCGGCTGCTGTGGAAGACCAGCGGCTCGTTGCGGGGATCTGCGGTCAGACGGTGGATCTGCAGCAGCACGATGTCGTGGTCGCCCGCGGTCACCTCGGAGTGCACCGAGCACTCGAGCCATGCTGTAGCGCCCCTGACGAAGATGGCGCCGTCTTCGCTGGGCTCCCACGGCACGTCGGCGAACCGGTCGCGGTCCTTCGCCGCGAGTGAGCGGCACAGCGCCTCCTGGCCGTCGGCGAGCACGCTCACCCCCAGCCGGGGCAGCTGCCGCAACCGCGGCCAAGTCGTCGAGCTGTGTGCCACACAGACCGACACCAGCGGTGGAGTGATCGAGACAGAGGTGAACGAGCTCGCCGCGATCCCGACGGGCTCCTCGTCGTCCAGCGCACAGACAGCGGTCACGCCGCTGGGGAAACAGCTGTAGGCTCGCCTCAACTCCGCCTGGTCAACGGGCAGCGGACCGATACTCAGTTTCGAGGCCATTGATTTCCGTTTCGGCTCGGGTTGTCGAAGTCACGCGAGTGAGATTTGAGCGGCGCGCATCAGGGAGCAGTGCGCGCCGCCTGTGGGGTCAGCCCATCAGCTTGCCGCCGTGGCCCCAGCGGTTGCGCGGGACGCCTTCGACGATGACGGTCGACTCCGCACCGA is a window of Pseudonocardia sp. T1-2H DNA encoding:
- a CDS encoding flavin reductase family protein, with the translated sequence MASKLSIGPLPVDQAELRRAYSCFPSGVTAVCALDDEEPVGIAASSFTSVSITPPLVSVCVAHSSTTWPRLRQLPRLGVSVLADGQEALCRSLAAKDRDRFADVPWEPSEDGAIFVRGATAWLECSVHSEVTAGDHDIVLLQIHRLTADPRNEPLVFHSSRFRRLIALES
- a CDS encoding TetR/AcrR family transcriptional regulator, with translation MRARPRSDATRLTLLNAALDVAAEYGVKGVTHRRVASAAGLSLGLTSYHFANLDDLLLEAFRLFVSHTSALYERQFHEATDLESMIDAALAVVNALKDSARERTLLYELYAQSVRDPAYRELVISWAESARAGVERLYSARTARFLEAAWEGANAQLIQGRDDQSEDELRDLFRLILLQDSNELTGGTTAATPRG
- a CDS encoding HAD family hydrolase; amino-acid sequence: MTRLHVFDMDGTLLRGAATVELSRHLGTFEVADAVERAWNAGQLTDLQFWESVLPLWMDASDAEIDAAFAAAAWIEGVPEVFADIRARGEHIAVISQSPHFFVRRLEGWGAHRTFGSDVAPGRPPTTDSLLTLQDKVDITLGLLADLGLSEDDCTAYGDSRSDVLLFERLTRTVGINPTDVLRDRCAVVYEGLDLRAAYALGRDLVPS
- a CDS encoding nicotinamide phosphoribosyltransferase domain-containing protein, with product MTDTDNDKHCHYPLYPKGTEYVSSYIEPEHVLQPVFRDGKLLRK